In the genome of Notamacropus eugenii isolate mMacEug1 chromosome 5, mMacEug1.pri_v2, whole genome shotgun sequence, one region contains:
- the C5H3orf85 gene encoding LOW QUALITY PROTEIN: uncharacterized protein C3orf85 homolog (The sequence of the model RefSeq protein was modified relative to this genomic sequence to represent the inferred CDS: inserted 1 base in 1 codon): MGTPFLSDDSANQFLRLKRQIYSPDYWDPNHSQNAWGHTLAEQASETCTALRTTDQYYMDLGXFDPSTAQDHIKSYTDTLQQTGAHLQREVNKYN, from the exons ATGGGAACTCCATTTTTGTCAGACGATTCAGCAAATCAGTTCCTACGACTAAAAAGACAGATATATTCACCAGATTACTGGGACCCAAATCACAGTCAGAATGCATGGGGACATACTCTGGCTGAACAG GCCAGTGAAACATGTACTGCTTTGAGAACAACAGACCAGTATTACATGGACTTGG TCTTCGATCCATCAACTGCCCA AGACCACATTAAGTCTTACACAGATACGTTGCAACAGACTGGAGCTCATCTTCAGCGGGAGGTGAACAAATACAACTAA